The Nocardioides houyundeii genome includes the window GCCCCTGCACGTTGCGGTGCCCCAGGCTCCACACCGGCGAGTCCGGGTCGGGGTTGCCGGGCGCGGGGTCGCCGTCGGGAGTGATCCGCAGGATCTTGCCGCCGAGCGATTCCGGGTCCTGGGCCAGATCGCGCTGACCGCTCTCTCCGGTGGAGGCGTAGAGGTAGCCGTCGGGGCCGAAGAGGAGACGCCCGCCGTCGTGGACCGCGCCCTTGGGGATGCCGGTGAGCACCGGCTCGGCCGCGCCCAGACCGCCGTCGGTCAGCTCGGCCCGCATGATGCGGTTGTCCTCGGAGGCCGTGACGTAGAAGTAGAGGGTCCGGTCGGAGTCGAAGCCGGGGGAGGCCGCCACCCCGAGCAGTCCGCCCTCGACGGCCGGGTCGGCCGCGTCGATCGTGCCGATCTCCGAGACGTCCCAGGCCCCCCGCCTCGGCGACAGCCTCAGCACCCGCGCGCTGTCCCGCTCGGTGACCACCGCCGATCCGTCGGGGAGGAAGGCGATGCCCCAGGGGACCTCCAGGCCGGTGGCGATCGTCCCCGTGACGCTCGGGCGGGCCGGCCCCCGCGCGCTCGGGGCGTCCGAGGGCTCGGGCGTGGCAGCACCGCTGGTGTGGCCACTGGTCTGGCCACTGGTTGGGGCAGTCGCCGACGGGCCGGCGTCCGAGCTGGACTCCGACTGGTCGGTGCCGCACCCGGCGAGCAGGAGCGCGGCAGCCAGGGCCGCGGCTGCCAGGACGCGGGGCGCGGGACTGTGGGCCTTGGGCATCGGTTCTCCAGACGAGCAGGGGAGAACCACCCTACAAAGCGGTGCCAGCGCGCCTACGGATGCTCCAGGAGCTCGGTGTCCCGGTCGCGGGTCGAGTCGGCGTACCGGGTGGCCCCCGCGCTGGCGGCCACCACGCAGGCGATGGCCAGCCACTGCAGGCCGGTCAGGGACTCTCCCAGGACCAGCAGGGCCGCCAGGGCGGCCACGGCCGGCTCGATGCTCATCAGGATGCCGAAGAGGGCGGGTCGCAGGCTGCGCAGCGCCACCAGCTCCAGGCTGTAGGGGATGACCGAGCTCAGCAGGCCGATCAGCGCACCCAGCGCCAGCACCTCCGGCTTCAGGATGCCGGCCCGGTCGCTGGCCAGGGCGAACGGCGCGAGCAGCAGGGCAGCGCCCGTGCTCGCCACCGAGAGCCCCTCGAGACCCGGCCACCGTCGTCCGGTCTGGGCGCTGAGCAGGATGTACGCCGCCCAGCAGCCGCCGGCCACCAGGGCGAAGGCGACGCCGACCGGGTCCAGGTCGGCTCGCTCCCAGCCCAGCGCGACCACCCCCAGCGCGGCCAGGGCCACCCAGATGAGGTCGCGCGGTCGACGCGAACCGGCCAGGGCGACCGCGAGCGGTCCGATCAGCTCGATGGTGACCGCGACCCCCAGCGGCAGTCGTGCGAAGGACTGGTAGAACGCCCAGTTCATCAGGCCGAGGGTGCCGGCGAACCCCGCCACCACCAGCCAGTCCTGCCGGCTTCGTCCGCGCAGCCGGGGCCGGGCTATCAGCAGGAGCAGCACCGCACTGGCGGTCAGCCGCAGCCACACCAGCGCGGTGGGCTCCACCTGGGTGAAGAGGTCCTTGGCCACGGTGGCGCCCAGCTGCACAGAGGCGATGCCGGCCAGCACGAGCCAGACGGCCCGCTTCACCCCTCGTCCCCGGTGGGGGGCGTGACGGTCTCGACCGTCTCGTCCTCGCGCAACCGGTCGATCACCTGCTCGGCAATGGCCTTCTCGCTCTCGAAGTGCGCCAGCCCCCAGTCCGCCACCAGGGAAGGGTAGCGAAACGGCTGGCCCGCGGCGTCCGCCCCGCGAAGCGACTCGCGCACCTCGAGCAGGTCCGCCCGGGCGCGTGCCACGTCCTCGAGGTAGCTCTCCAGCATCTTCGTCAGGCGGCCTGGGTCCGAGAGGTGGCCGATCATCAGGCGCAGCGCCTGCGGGTGCTTGAAGATCGGGAACCCGGCAGCGGTGTCGTCCATCCAGCTCTCGAGCTCCCGGCGTCCCCGGGCGGTCAGGGTGTACGTCGTGCCGCGGCCCTGCCCGCGACGGTGCAGCAGGCCCTCGTCGGCCAGCCGCGCGAGCTCGGAGTACACCTGGCTCATCGCAGGTGACTGCCAGTAGAAGCGCAACGTGTTGTCCGCCCGTTGCTTGAGCTCGTAGCCGGTCAGCTCGTCCCCGAAGGTCAGCAGTCCCATCAAGGCGTACGAGGTGATCGGAAGGTCTTGCGCTGGCATGTGACAAGCGTACTATTCCTTTTAGGAAGAGATGGGGAGAGGCCTATGCGAGAGCACGATCAGTCCACGGGACCGGCCATCGAGGCGCTGGACCTGGTGAAGCACTTCGGTGAGACCGTCGCGGTCGACGGGGTGAGCTTCTCGGTGCCCACGGGCACGGTGCTGGGGCTCCTGGGCCCCAACGGGGCGGGCAAGACCACCACGGTGCGGATGATGACCACGCTCACCACACCGACCAGCGGTACGGCGCGGGTGGCGGGCCACGACGTGGTCGCAGACCCTCGCGGCGTACGGCGCTCGATGGGGCTGACCGGTCAGACCGCGACCGTCGACGAGCTGCTGACCGGGCGGGAGAACCTGCGGCTGATCGGTCAGCTCTACGGCCTGGACCGGGCCACGGTGAAGCGGGTCTCCGACGATCTGCTCGAGCGGTTCTCGCTCA containing:
- a CDS encoding PQQ-dependent sugar dehydrogenase, which translates into the protein MPKAHSPAPRVLAAAALAAALLLAGCGTDQSESSSDAGPSATAPTSGQTSGHTSGAATPEPSDAPSARGPARPSVTGTIATGLEVPWGIAFLPDGSAVVTERDSARVLRLSPRRGAWDVSEIGTIDAADPAVEGGLLGVAASPGFDSDRTLYFYVTASEDNRIMRAELTDGGLGAAEPVLTGIPKGAVHDGGRLLFGPDGYLYASTGESGQRDLAQDPESLGGKILRITPDGDPAPGNPDPDSPVWSLGHRNVQGLAWDDRDRLWASEFGDSTWDELNLVEKGRNYGWPGLEGRTADNPGVPAEGFTDPVAVWSTDVASPSGLAWAEGSLWLGALRGTRLWQVPVTGDGVGRAKPHFVGDYGRLRTVASAPDGTLWVTTSNRDGRGTPSSQDDRILQVTLAR
- a CDS encoding EamA family transporter, with amino-acid sequence MKRAVWLVLAGIASVQLGATVAKDLFTQVEPTALVWLRLTASAVLLLLIARPRLRGRSRQDWLVVAGFAGTLGLMNWAFYQSFARLPLGVAVTIELIGPLAVALAGSRRPRDLIWVALAALGVVALGWERADLDPVGVAFALVAGGCWAAYILLSAQTGRRWPGLEGLSVASTGAALLLAPFALASDRAGILKPEVLALGALIGLLSSVIPYSLELVALRSLRPALFGILMSIEPAVAALAALLVLGESLTGLQWLAIACVVAASAGATRYADSTRDRDTELLEHP
- a CDS encoding PadR family transcriptional regulator translates to MPAQDLPITSYALMGLLTFGDELTGYELKQRADNTLRFYWQSPAMSQVYSELARLADEGLLHRRGQGRGTTYTLTARGRRELESWMDDTAAGFPIFKHPQALRLMIGHLSDPGRLTKMLESYLEDVARARADLLEVRESLRGADAAGQPFRYPSLVADWGLAHFESEKAIAEQVIDRLREDETVETVTPPTGDEG